In the Rhodospirillaceae bacterium genome, one interval contains:
- a CDS encoding VOC family protein, with translation MSLLLYPVLSAAQEVPEGYAVSSMTRATIFVRDLDESLKLYRDLLGLTTRVDTVVEGPRINEIMGTEDYSLKAVILQAGDSIIGNIGIYEIIGDDRAPLPPASSRADTVTGDFAVVFITDDIDGITEKVVAAGYPLVSPPMVLFPNPEAEVQTREMMFRDNDGVLVNLIELGTPRPW, from the coding sequence GTGAGTCTGCTCCTGTATCCGGTCCTCTCTGCGGCACAAGAGGTCCCCGAGGGGTATGCGGTGTCGTCGATGACCCGCGCCACCATCTTCGTGCGTGATTTGGATGAATCGCTCAAGCTTTACAGAGATCTGCTTGGCCTCACCACGCGTGTTGATACCGTTGTGGAAGGCCCGCGCATAAATGAAATCATGGGCACTGAGGATTACAGTCTAAAGGCTGTCATTCTTCAAGCGGGCGATAGCATCATCGGTAACATAGGAATTTATGAAATTATCGGTGATGACCGTGCGCCATTGCCGCCGGCCTCAAGCCGTGCTGATACGGTCACCGGCGATTTTGCCGTGGTTTTCATTACGGATGACATCGACGGCATTACGGAGAAGGTCGTCGCAGCAGGCTATCCGCTTGTTTCGCCGCCAATGGTTTTGTTTCCTAACCCCGAGGCTGAAGTGCAAACGCGGGAAATGATGTTCCGTGACAACGACGGTGTATTGGTTAATCTTATTGAACTTGGAACTCCGCGACCCTGGTAG
- a CDS encoding M24 family metallopeptidase, translating to MTDPFDPIIDRRDFFAGMAQAFGAGTIGAGAAGLLGATMLGGKEAHANWGLVAPGPVPGEDFDGRSLVNKARAYEIMERENIDGIVALNPVNVFYLGNYFSYELQKLRAIPSFAVMPRDPNKPSFLVVSSSDLWFIANAAREHPEIIPYGFPGGWENYRNPDLWSTEPESRNYMRMPENIEALTDIEKGWYEMEKRWESGKAATPEWGLVHALREAGLMNGKIAVDDMRIADILNTLGQDTVTCVPGDNTFRKIRMIKSEVELGHMKRAAKANEEACKAMLSQIELGMTKNDFDNIFLVEAAKRGAKAMWIASGTIGGFRHGEVVEGQAMMVDAVSQINFYHGDFGRTWCVGEPPKELQERIRLTSLAREVAHEAVRPGVKYSELQSTVTDAVKKASPSGWSMGVGPHSVGLQHTDQPYRDGLPFVVGDDLTFQENMTLTIDLPQVEIGWGATHLEDLIMVTKDGFEPLGTMDDPLIIL from the coding sequence ATGACTGATCCATTTGATCCCATCATCGACCGCCGCGATTTTTTTGCCGGTATGGCGCAGGCATTCGGCGCCGGAACAATAGGCGCCGGTGCGGCAGGTCTGCTCGGGGCGACCATGCTCGGTGGTAAAGAAGCCCATGCCAACTGGGGTCTGGTGGCGCCGGGTCCGGTTCCTGGTGAAGATTTCGATGGCCGCTCGTTGGTCAACAAGGCCCGCGCCTACGAGATTATGGAACGCGAAAACATAGATGGCATCGTTGCCCTCAATCCGGTCAACGTGTTTTATCTCGGCAACTACTTTTCCTACGAGTTACAAAAGCTGCGCGCCATTCCCAGTTTCGCGGTGATGCCACGCGATCCTAACAAGCCGTCCTTCCTGGTCGTGTCCTCATCAGACCTGTGGTTCATCGCCAATGCCGCGCGCGAGCATCCCGAGATCATCCCTTACGGATTTCCTGGTGGCTGGGAAAACTATCGCAATCCAGACCTATGGAGTACCGAGCCGGAATCCCGCAATTACATGCGGATGCCGGAAAACATCGAAGCCCTTACGGATATCGAGAAGGGCTGGTACGAGATGGAGAAGCGCTGGGAAAGCGGCAAGGCGGCCACGCCCGAATGGGGCTTGGTCCATGCGCTGCGGGAAGCGGGTCTGATGAACGGCAAAATCGCCGTCGACGATATGCGCATCGCAGATATTCTCAACACTCTGGGCCAAGACACGGTCACCTGTGTGCCGGGCGACAATACATTCCGAAAAATCCGCATGATCAAATCCGAGGTCGAATTGGGTCACATGAAGCGTGCCGCCAAAGCCAACGAAGAGGCATGCAAAGCCATGCTGTCGCAAATTGAACTCGGCATGACCAAAAACGATTTCGATAATATTTTTCTGGTTGAGGCCGCGAAGCGTGGCGCCAAGGCGATGTGGATTGCTTCGGGCACCATTGGCGGTTTCCGTCATGGTGAAGTGGTTGAAGGCCAGGCCATGATGGTGGATGCGGTCAGCCAGATTAACTTTTACCACGGCGACTTCGGTCGCACCTGGTGTGTGGGTGAGCCGCCGAAAGAGCTGCAAGAACGCATCCGTCTCACCAGCCTGGCCCGTGAGGTCGCCCACGAGGCCGTGCGCCCCGGTGTGAAGTACTCTGAATTGCAGAGCACGGTGACTGATGCTGTGAAGAAGGCCAGTCCGTCAGGCTGGAGCATGGGCGTCGGGCCGCACTCCGTGGGCCTGCAACACACAGATCAGCCTTATCGCGATGGCTTACCCTTCGTGGTGGGCGACGATCTCACGTTCCAGGAAAACATGACCCTGACCATTGATTTACCGCAGGTCGAAATTGGCTGGGGCGCGACCCATCTGGAAGATCTGATCATGGTCACCAAAGACGGTTTTGAGCCGTTGGGCACGATGGATGATCCCTTAAT
- a CDS encoding VOC family protein, translating to MVRQRTGKIVRLNRTARLILGGGLLAATQFLFVAPGTAQDDSQDDSKVVPLMERVVPTSNPTVFQEGMNLAPLARATIFVRDMDESLKLYRDILGLKPMFDNYWSGTGINAIMGTEGVELRATVLMAGESVQGNLGIYQLHKDPTEPPAPQQTTDTRTGDFALVFPTNDIHRLTAEITAAGYPIVSPPVPLIIREEYAVQPVEMMFRDPDGVLVNLVQAGVLK from the coding sequence ATGGTCCGTCAACGGACAGGAAAGATCGTCCGTCTCAATCGGACCGCAAGACTGATCCTGGGTGGTGGCCTTTTGGCTGCCACCCAGTTTCTTTTTGTGGCCCCCGGCACCGCGCAAGATGACTCCCAGGATGACTCTAAGGTCGTCCCGCTCATGGAGCGGGTGGTCCCCACCTCCAATCCTACGGTTTTTCAAGAGGGCATGAACCTTGCCCCGCTCGCGCGGGCCACGATTTTCGTGCGGGATATGGACGAATCCCTCAAGCTCTACCGCGATATTCTGGGCCTCAAGCCCATGTTTGATAACTATTGGAGCGGCACAGGCATCAACGCCATCATGGGCACCGAAGGGGTGGAACTGCGCGCCACCGTACTCATGGCGGGGGAGTCTGTTCAGGGTAATCTCGGGATTTATCAGTTGCACAAAGACCCAACAGAGCCGCCAGCGCCGCAACAAACAACCGACACCCGCACCGGTGATTTTGCTTTGGTGTTTCCCACCAATGACATTCATCGCCTCACGGCCGAGATTACAGCGGCGGGCTATCCCATCGTGTCACCGCCCGTCCCATTGATTATTCGCGAAGAGTACGCGGTCCAGCCGGTGGAAATGATGTTCCGTGATCCCGATGGTGTTTTGGTGAATCTCGTTCAGGCTGGCGTGCTGAAATAG